The following DNA comes from Anaerostipes rhamnosivorans.
TACATCGGTGATTAAGAACTTTAATAAACAGTTGACCCATTTGATGAACGAAAAACAGACACTGTTTAAAAATGTGACGGAACAGCTTTATGAAAATATCTATGAGCTGAATATCTCAAAGAACTGCCCGGCAGGAAAAAGTACCGAGCGGTATTTTGAGAGCCTGGGAGCAGGAGACATACCCTATGACCAGGGGCTTAGAGTGATCGCCGAAAAACAGATCAAAGAGGAATTTAGGGAAGGTTATGTCAATACCTTCACCCCGGAAAATGTTCTGAGAGAGTATGGAAAAGGAAATTATCATCTTCAGTATGATTTTATGATATCGGAGGACGGATCTCAGTACTATTGGATGAGGATCGATGCCTATACATTTTTATCTTCAGAAGACCGGTGTATCCATATGTTCACTTACCGAAAGAACATAGATGAGGATAAGCGCAGGGCTCTGCAGATGACAAAGATGGCGGAGACCGACGAGATGACGGGTTTTCATACAAGAAAGGCCACCGAGCGGTGCATAGAAAAGCTTCTTACGCAAAATAAAGATGCAAAGTATTCATTCTTCATTTTTGATATTGATAATTTTAAGCAGGCAAATGACCAGTATGGGCATGTTTTTGGCGATATGGCCATTAAAGAATTTACCACAGTCATACGCAGACATTTCCGTGAGAATGATATTCTGGGCCGGATTGGCGGCGATGAATTTGCGGCTTTTATCCCGGTGGAGGACATGGGATCTGTGGAGGCTAAGGCAGAAAACATAGCCGCTGACCTGGACAGAACCTTCACAGATGGAGTGTCCAGCTGGAAGATGTCAGTGAGCATCGGTATCTCCATTGCGCCTAGGGACGGTATGGACTTTGTGTCACTATACAAAAATGCGGATGCGGCTCTCTACGAGACAAAACAGAGAGGGAAAAACGGATACACAATTTACAGAGAATAAACAACAATATAAAAGGGAGTAAATCGTATTTTGATTTACTCCCTTTTGTAAACAGATCATTCTAAGAGTTACGCTTTAACAGGGATAAAGGGAAACGTTTTCTGGAGGTGCTTACTGTATTGGACCCTGTAGTTTCAGGCTTCCATCTGGCATAGAGGGTGTGGTGTTCTGTGCTTCCGTGAGGGATGATCTCGATCTGTTCACCGTTGAATGGATCATCATACCATCCAAGAAAGGAAGTGCCTGGAAGATTTCCGGGAGGATTCAAAACCAGGTCAGGAGAATCGGCTGTATATGATACTGGATTGGGGTTGCCTGCGCCCATCAGGTTTTCATAACGGATTTTATAATGCGCGGGTGCCAGAAGAATCAGTGTGCGGTCGGAGTTCAGACTGAATTCCCAGCCATGGAATCCATGGGAAGGCATACGAAATTTTTCGACGTCCGAGGGTTGCAGTCCAAAATATCCAGAGACAGAGGCACCGATGGTGACCGGGGCTTTTTGTTTGTCAGGGGCAATATACCCAGAGGCCTCCAGGTGGATGCAGGCGTTGGGGTGAAGGGCGGTCTGCAGATAGAGCAGTGAAGATTTATCTTGGAGGAAGATGCTGTCATAAAGGTTCTGTCCTCCATCAAGGACCAGAGAACTGCCATTTCCTAGATAAACACCAGTACCTTCTTTCATGGCAAGGTTCTGGGAAATCACGGTAGTACCTCTCAAGCTTACAATATTGTCAGGGCCCTTTGACAAGATACCGCCGCCATTTTCAGAGAGGGCAGTATTCTCCTCCACAATACAGTCGAATAGATTTGTATCCAAAGATCCTTTCTCCGAATGCAGGAACAATCCCCCGCCTGATTCTGCCTGGTTATGCTGAAAGATGGTGGAGGACAGCGAGAGGCTGTTGGTCTTGTCTTCAGCCTCTGAATGGAAGGACAGTCCGCCGCCGTATTTTCCAGAGGTATTCTGGGAGAGGTCAGTCTGGGACACATTCATAGAACCGGTGCCGTATGATCTCAGGAAAATACCTGCTCCGTCAGAAGCCGAACTGTTTCCGGAGATCCTGCTGTCTGTGACATGGAAGAAAAATTCACTCCTTCCGGTAAGGAAAGCAATGCCTCCTCCGCAGGAAGATGCCTGGTTACTTGTTATTACGGCGTTCATCAGTGCCAGACGGATGGGTGCGTCCACGGAGGTATTTCTGAAAAATAGTCCGCCGCCTTTTCGGCCGGAGTTGTTTTTACATACAGAACTTGTTGACAGTGTGACGGAGGCGCCTGTGTCGGATACTAGACAGAGGCCGCCTCCGTTTTCCTGTGCACTATTCTCATGAAATATGGCACCGTCTAAAATATCCAGCTGGTCCTCATCGTTGGAGGCATGAAAGAAGATACCGCCTCCGTAAGAAGCAGAATTCTTTGAAATGCGGACCTTCCCTGAAACAGTGAGGGCAGAGGCAGAGCCCTGATCTTCCCGGAATCCCGAGAAATTAATGCCTCCGCCGAAACCGAGGGCCGTGTTGTTCTCTATGGAGGCTGAGCCAGAAATGGTCAAAGTACTGCCGATTTGTTTTTTGTAGGAACGCAGATAAATCCCCGCACCGTGTGCCGCCGTGTTGTGAGCGATCAATGAACTGCCTTGGATGGAGAAATAATCTTTGGGATGTCCGGCGGCGGCCATGACAGCTCCGCCGCAGATCCTGGAAGAACAGCCGCAGATCTGCGCATTGTCTGTCATGAGAAATTCATTTGCATGGGAGCTGTTCCAGGAGAAACAGACTCCGCCGCCCTCTGTATAGGAAACATTGTCTTGAAGAACCGCACCGGATTTCAGGCGCAGTGTGCCCCCGGAGACTAAAATTAAGGGTCTGTTCGCTGGATCTTTACAAGAATGAAGCTTTTTTTGGCCGTCCAGTGTGATGTCTTGAAGGGTGAGACTGCCTCCTTCGGCCACATGAAACATAGAGGAAGGGAAGGAAGCGTCTTTATAAAGAGAGAGGGGCTTATCACCGGACAAACCGCTAAGCGTCATGGAATGGTGAATCATGATCTGGGTGGAAACAGTGAAAGCCGAGACAGCCTGGACCTGGGGTTCTTCGGAGGCCACAGCGTCAAGCAGCTCAGACTGGTTGGAGACGGGTCTCAAAATTATCACCTGCTTTTTCTTATTAATGTTATATTCAGTATATGCAGAGATAGGCCGAATGGGGACAGAGCCTGGAATGTTATCTAAAGAAAAAAAAGATGTCCAAAAATTTATTTCTTGGACACCTCTTTTTTTGATCAATTAATTAAAACATTTTATCCTGAGGGAACAGGGATTTCACGTGTTCAACTTCTTCCTTTGTAGCAGGTGCTGCTGGAACATAATAGTGATGGTCCCTTGCGATTTGATAAAGATCTTCCTGGGACATCTCACACTGATTTCTCATCTGTTTTAATGTCTGTTTTAATTCTGGGTTTTCTGACTGTGCGATCATTTCTCCGTAGCGTGTTAATTCGCCGTTTACGCTTGCGAGGGTATCCGCTACCATTGTTTTTTCATCTAACATTTTGTCTCCTCCTTACTTTAAGAACTGCATTAATTTTTGTTTGCTGTCCAGTGCTGACTGAGCGGAATCCTTAAAATATTTTTTTACGGAAGGATCCGTTGCTGCTTCGGCATAAGCCTGCATTTTGCAATGTGTAGTATCAAAGCCGCCGATTAAGTGCCTGAGATTTTGTAAATCTAACATAGATAAATTTGCCATTGTAATGCCTCCTTTAATATTTGTTACTTCTTTAGTATCCCAAACAATGATGATCATATTCTAATTACAAACAGCTGTATAAATTTGATTGATTTTGTAATA
Coding sequences within:
- a CDS encoding sensor domain-containing diguanylate cyclase, translated to MKNTKLLKTNAAVSIILIIGFLLTSIFSYKANYKASLDNIEQVSALTSEGIYYQMRALFAKPVDVSLTMAHDSLLTEHLSEEASRTGSSYEKRTREYLRAYQEKYHYDSVFLVSAASRHYYNFNGLDRTLYKSDPEDQWYYDVLESKREYTLKVDNDQVKGADNKITVFINCKIKDISGNVIGVVGVGMRVDSLKKILQKYEKESDMEAYFIDDEGMIQISTAYTGYEKKDWFKECGDEVNRKEILSWKKENSDLNIWTGQSTDGSGKSFISTRYIPELSWHLIIEQKTGRLIDDMKQEIYRSVLMIVLIILAVLFIITSVIKNFNKQLTHLMNEKQTLFKNVTEQLYENIYELNISKNCPAGKSTERYFESLGAGDIPYDQGLRVIAEKQIKEEFREGYVNTFTPENVLREYGKGNYHLQYDFMISEDGSQYYWMRIDAYTFLSSEDRCIHMFTYRKNIDEDKRRALQMTKMAETDEMTGFHTRKATERCIEKLLTQNKDAKYSFFIFDIDNFKQANDQYGHVFGDMAIKEFTTVIRRHFRENDILGRIGGDEFAAFIPVEDMGSVEAKAENIAADLDRTFTDGVSSWKMSVSIGISIAPRDGMDFVSLYKNADAALYETKQRGKNGYTIYRE
- a CDS encoding spore coat protein; this encodes MLDEKTMVADTLASVNGELTRYGEMIAQSENPELKQTLKQMRNQCEMSQEDLYQIARDHHYYVPAAPATKEEVEHVKSLFPQDKMF